Part of the Salvelinus alpinus unplaced genomic scaffold, SLU_Salpinus.1 scaffold_43, whole genome shotgun sequence genome, ttcacaaaattatctgGTGATCAGGTTATGAAATGTCATGACAAAGAAATGTTATATTCCATGTTTCACCTGAAATATTAAATTATTTATAGTCCtcggtctatgttattgttaggtgaagtcatgggtcctacagtaggtctatgttgttgttaggtgaagttatgggtcctacagtaggtctattttgttgttaggtgaagttatgggtcctacagtaggtctattttGTTATTAGGtgccctcgtgccgcaattttagcaaacacagaaagaggcctatattggagaccaaaagtcgtctggcacactgcttaggattTCAACAACTTAATAACTTTTTTCTAGTTACCACTCATTTGAAAACAAGACTAAATATGATTGTTGCTAACTTGACTGTCTTAATGATCAAATAATTTAACAGATGTAAATTGTTGTACAACTTCATGGGTATGctctgggcatcaccttttacctcaaataaacagtggatttctgctgttgtgggcatttaaccatctgtctgactttgtcgttcacacaggagagagacgtgactatcgtggatcctctggggatcctcaacaacatcatgatgctgaagaggcagagaatagtctctccagatcagaactcctcaagaaacaccagctaccagtcattcacacaggagagaaatctatctgctgctctgactgtgggaagagattcaacTACTCATCACACCTTAAAATACATCAAAgaattcacactggagagaaaccttatagctgtaatcaatgtgggaagagattttctAAATCTAGCcatctaactatacaccatagaacacacacaggagagaaatcctatggctgtgatcagtgtgggaagagtttttataCATATAGCAagctgactttacaccagagaacacacacaggagagaaatcttatagctgtaatcaatgtgggaagagtttttctacatctagctatctaactatacaccacaggacacacacaggagagaaatcttatggctgttctcaatgtgggaagagtttttataCATCTAGCaagctgacttcacaccagagaacacacacaggagagaaatcttatagctgtaatcaatgtgggaagagtttttctacatctagctatctaactatacaccataggacacacacaggagagaaatcttatggctgtgctcaatgtgggaagagtttttataCATCTAGCaagctgacttcacaccagagaacacacacaggagagaaaccatatagctgtaggcaatgtgggaagagtttttctacatctagccagctgactgtacaccagagaacacacacaggggagaaatctcaaagctgtaatcaatgtgggaagagatacaCTGATAAAAGATATCTgattaaacatcagaaaatacatggagttgtttcatgatatcaatgaattaatgtcacaatgtaaaaTGTTTTTACATTGTAGGAATATtttaataatgtcacaatgtagaagccTAAACATTTGCCCCCTTATCAATTGATTTCAACATTATATGGATATaagcctcagggggaaaatccaggctctgaattgaaagagttactatttatgtgatttatcAAACATTTACTAACAAAAAAAGAGTTGTGTTCCACTTActgcgttggtgacccacttcaatcaaaatgcaacacttcaaaatgtatctggctgttttctacaaattgtcctctaaccagggatgtacacattattcccagattccatGTGggttttgagctgttagttttaacagggcgtgcaacctcatctcgcacaattgatttcaacatgatatcgatgagtgatgaGAAATAAgtgtttagcgacccctaaatTTCAATGCATCACcccaaaatgtagctgactgtcttcgggcaggttgtcctctaaccagtgaggtataatatatctcccatttccgtgtgtttttttagttgtgttcgtttcaacatcacgtacaacctgatttcccccctaatcgatatcagtgatgtattgctacttgtcaaaacaacagtgtttctggtgcttgtgcagtttataaggagcttgtttaaataaatacaagTAATATGATTTCTGCAGATGTTTGTGTTaataaagatacatgttttattgttccatgcctcaccattaaGTGAATTATTGCCACTACATTTTaacaaaggggtgtacatttggttttgatatttttacaatttatgtaacatttagtaatcataattatttatgtAAGATTTAATATTTGTAATCAACTGACAATTTTCGGGTATAATAAATTGACGTTGTTGCCCTTCTTTTAGAATATCAGagttcattctcagatgtgccaacccaaatgtactagagcatgacattggggactgtgtcccgatccaacaacatatctatctagtgaaccctgaaaagagagagaagctccgcagtgaggtggaaagttactatggatattgcaggagtttcctcttgaaatcagacgtGTTCGTTTTAAGGACAACTTGGTGATTGTCCCAAGGGTGGGCACTCAAAATGtttgtgttttgcgtttagccagtgtGTTGCCATGGATCAAAATGTATTATGACTGCAtgtttttccgtattggagatgagttttgtttgggctcgttccaaggggacgagagttctagaagctagtgagttttaggaagacgagagttctagaagctagtgagttttatgaagacgagagttctagaatcTAGTGAGTTCTAGGAAGAcaagagttctagaagctagtgtgTTTTatgaagacgagagttctagaagctagtgagttttaggaagacgagagttctagaagctagtgggggaaaacatttttttgtttgtttttaattgttgacagccagtagacaccatgttcatattgtagaaggtgaagcattgtagttgattataatttCAGAACTAGTTTTAGGATTCTagaaagaaaaaggagaaaaCTAATAAGATTGTATATTATTgtttagaaatgtgttttttcttgtttttaattgttgacagccagtggacaccatgtttatattgtagttgattataatatgaaatggaagttgttttctgttggtggtgagaacgtgtccaacaaaaatataggatatatttgttgtcttaagggggaaggtgatacaggctttggtttttacatttatgttttgagttTGGACTTTAACAATCTCAAGCCCAATGCCTCGGCTTAAAGAATTATATTTTACTACACAAGCATTAGTAAGGTTTAACTAAAAATTCCCTCACAGTGCTAACGAGCTATATGTGCTAAAGAACCTAACTCCTATAACATAGAACAGTGTGTTGATAGAGGCCTGTTCTAACTGTTCTGGGTGTGTAGAATGAACCCATGATGTTCGGACACTCAGCCAAGAATATGACAGAAACTGACTGGTTCCTCTTGATCCTCCACAGAGTAAAGGTTATATCCTGCACACCAGTAACAGAGCTGTTGTTTTGGAGCCTGTTTCTGGGGAAAGATTGTGGTGGAGAAATCAGAATTAGCTaagtaacatagataattaagatgtcttatctgcaGAATATGCTGATATGAACTATTGACCTCTTGCTATTAGAATGTCTCCTTTCTGACTATGGTGTTGGCAGCTGCACTTCCTCCCTCAAATGGGCCTCAGTCACCTTGGGTCCAGAGAGGGGAGAAGTCAGGCTTATCCAGCACATGTCCCTGTTGCTAGGCAGAATATCAGCATCGATCACATGTCCCTGTTGCTAGGCAGAATATCAGCATCGATCACATGTCCCTGTTGCTAGGTAGAATATCAGCATCGATCACATGTCCCTGTTGCTGTGCAGAATATCAGCATCTATCAAATGTCCCtgttgctatgcagaatatcagcatCTATCACATGTCCCTGTTGCTAGGCAGAATATCAGCATCTATCACATGTCCCTGTTGCTAGGCAGAATTT contains:
- the LOC139567103 gene encoding zinc finger protein 180-like — translated: RDIDLINTSKYRERRDYRGSSGDPQQHHDAEEAENSLSRSELLKKHQLPVIHTGEKSICCSDCGKRFNYSSHLKIHQRIHTGEKPYSCNQCGKRFSKSSHLTIHHRTHTGEKSYGCDQCGKSFYTYSKLTLHQRTHTGEKSYSCNQCGKSFSTSSYLTIHHRTHTGEKSYGCSQCGKSFYTSSKLTSHQRTHTGEKSYSCNQCGKSFSTSSYLTIHHRTHTGEKSYGCAQCGKSFYTSSKLTSHQRTHTGEKPYSCRQCGKSFSTSSQLTVHQRTHTGEKSQSCNQCGKRYTDKRYLIKHQKIHGVVS